The genomic window GCACCGCCTGACGTCGGTCACCGACCCGCTGGACCGGGCGACGACGTACGCGTACGACGCGGACAGCAACCTGGTCAAAGTGACGACGCCCCGCGGCTCCACCACCCGGACGTACGACGTCCGCGGCCTGGTTACCAAGATCGACTACTCGGATGCCACGCCGGACGTCACCCTCGGCTACGACGACGCCGGACAGATGACGGCCCGTACCAACGCGAAGATGTCCGAAGACTTCGTCTACAACGCGGTCGGCGACCTCACCAAGACCCGCGGCTTCGCGTATACCTACGACGCCGCCGGGCAGATGCTCACCCGTAAGTACTCCGACGGCAACACCATCGGCTACACGTACGACAACGACGGCCGCACCGCCACCATGACGGCCGACGGTGCCACCACCACCTACACCTCGGACGCGGCGGGCAACCTCACCAAGACGGCACTGCCCAACACGGAGACCGAGGAGCGCACCTACGACCGGGCGGGCCGCGTCACCGCCGTCACCGCCGCCAAGGCGGGCACGACGGTCACAAAGACCGCCCTGACCCTCTCGGCGGCCGGCCTCCCCACCCGCGTCGACGTCACCCGGGCCGGAGTCGGCACCGGCGGCTACGACCAGACCTACGACACCGCGGGCCGCCTCACCTCCGGCTGCTACCCCCAGCCCTGGATCACCGGCTGCGCCGCGACCCGCACCACGTCCTACACCTACGACAAGGTCGGCAACCGCCTGACCTCCACCCTCGGCACCACGTCCACCAGCTACGCCTACGACAACGCCGACCAGCTCACATCCACCACCGCCGGGGCCACCACCACTGCCTACGACTACGACGCGGAAGGCAACCAGACGAAGGCCGGCGCCAACACCTTCACCTACGACCTGGCCGGACAGATCTCCGCCGCCACCGTCGCGGGTACCAACTTCACCTACGACCACGACGCCAACGGCAACCAGGTCGCCACGCTCCAGGACGGCGCGGTCACCAGCCGGACCCAGTGGGACCCCAACGCACCCCTGCCGATCCTCGCCACCGAGTACGACAGCGCCTGGACCGTCAAGCAGTCCTACCGCTACGACCCCCTCAGCCAGCCCGCAGCCACCAAAACCGGCACAGGCGCGGTCTTCTACTACCACCACGACACCCAGGGCTCCCCGCTCGACGTCACCAGCAGCACCGGCACCCTCCACCAGCGCTGGGCCTACGACCCCTACGGCACCCGCGTCCTGGGCACCGTCACCACCGGCGCGCCCTCAAGCACCCCCACCTACACCGGCGCCCGCTACGAGACCACCACTGGCAACATCGACCTCCACGCCCGCCAGTACACCCCGGCCACCGGCCGCTTCGCCAGCACCGACCCGGCTGCCCGCGGTGCCACGACTCCCTACGTGTCCTCGTACGCCTACGCAGACAACCAGCCCACACTGCTCACCGACCCCAGCGGTCTCACCCCCGAAGACCCCAACAGCCCAGGAGCGATCCTCGGCGACTTCGGCTCGGGCTTCCTCCAAGGACTGAAGGCACCCTTCCAGTTCCTCGGAGACGCCTACAACGCCGTCACCGGCCAGAACGGCGGCGCCGGCGCATTCGTCGACAAGTACCTCCCCGTCCGCCCCGCCTACCGCCTCTACCGCGCCGAGTACATGCTCCGCCAACAAGGCTGCGACGCACTCGCCGACCTCTACGCCGAAGCAGCCGACGAACTCACCCAACAGCTCGCCGTCACCGGACTCGGCGGACTGACCGGGTGGCGCAGGGCAGCCGTCGAGCCCAAGGCTCCAGGCCGATTCGGACCAGGGGCAGCACACTCCGACGATCCAGCACTGGGTGGAGCAAACCCGTATATTCCTCGAGGCTTCAGCGCTGGGACATACGGCCAATTCACGCAAAAAATCTACTCCGGCCTGCGCGCAGCTGGCTACAATGACTCCACGGCCATATTTCACGGAAGCTCCGTCACTGGACGAAGCTTCAGGACGGGGGAGCCTTTCCGGCCGGAGAGTGACTTCGACATCGCACTCGCAGGAGCAGACGTCTTCGGACAAGCTAAGAAAGCCGGCGTGGGCCTTCGGTCTAAGGGCACCCGAACCGGCGAGCTGACGGACGAAAATCTGCGAAAGATGCGCCTCACTCGACTCGCTCAAGAACTCTCAGAGGCAGCCGGGCGACCAGTTCACTTCATGGTCTACGATTCCGTTGAGAGCGCAACCGGACGCGCACCGAGTATCATCGCACCGCGGAACTAACGGGAGGAAAACCATGGGGCATCGCTACTACCTCTACGGCTCCGACAAAATGAGCTTGCAAGAGGTAGGCGATGCCCTGTCGACCTCCTTGCAAATCCCATTCGACGCCCGCCAAAGCGATTACAAGGGGGGCAGATACTATCTAGCACGAATACAGGCTCCCGGAAAAATCACAATCGAAGAAAACTGGGAAGATGACGAGGGTTACCTCGCCGAACCGGACTTTCCGACATACTCCACGCTCGTATATGTCACTGAGCCGACCATACGTGTGGTATCGGTACTAGAAAATTCGGGTCATCTTCAGCGCTTGAGGATGTCATGCGCTGATTGAGAGGCCGTAAGACGGTTCCATCCATGGCTCCGGTCGAAGGCCACAGCCTGGATCCACCGCGTGATGGTCGGTCTGTGGGCGACGAATAGAGAAGAGGTGCCTGCTGACCTGGATGATGGGAGTTCCTACGCCCTCATCAGTCCCACGAAGCAAGGCACCTCGTAAGTGAAAGTCTCCCACAGACCCGCGGAGCTCTTCGCCGCGTTCGACGACTCGGACCTGATCGCGCACGCCGGGCTGATCCCGACGATCCGGCTGGCCGAGCGGTGCGGGTTGCCCGCCTTGGTGGCCCAGAAGGTGAGGCTCACCGGTGCGAAGAACGGTGCCGGTACGGCTGCCGACGCGAAAGCCATGTCGACCGTGGGCGGCATGGTCGCCGGGGCGGACAGCATCGACGACCTGGACATACTGCGCCACGACGGGCTGCCGCGCCTGTTCGGCGGGGTGCGGGCGCCGTCCACGCTGGGTAGTTTCCTGCGTACCTTCACCTGGGGGCATGTGCGCCAACTGGAGTCCGCCACACGGACGTTCACCTGCCGCCTGGCCACGCACACTGGTCTGGTCCCCCACCGGGACGAGGTGGTGTTCGTGGACATCGACTCCAAGGTCAAGCAGGTCTACGGCCCCGCCAAGCAGGGCGCCTCGTTCGGCTACACCAAGCAGCGCGGCCTGCACTTCCAGATCGTCACCGTGAAGACCTCCAGCTGCGCGCCCGTGATCGTGGCGACCAGGCTGCGTAAGGGCTCGGCAGGCTCCGGCAAGGGCGCGGCCAGTCTGCTGCGCGAGGCCCTGGCCACGGTCCGGGCCATGGGCATCACCGCACACATCGTCGTCCGTGCGGACTCCGCGTACTTCTCCCACAAGGTCGTCGATGTGTGCCGCAGGGCGGGTGCCGCCTTCTCCCTGGCCGTCGCGGTCAAGAAGACCATCCGCGAGGCCATCATGCAGATCCCCGAGGATGCCTGGACGCCGATCAAGTACGCCAGCGCCGTCTGGGACGCCGAGGAGGAACGCTGGATCTCCGACGCCGAGATCACCGAGATCGAGTTCACCGCGTGCACCAACAAGAAGAAGGCATTCCACACCACCGCCCGACTGATCGTGCGCCGCGTGAAACGGCTGAACCCCAAGAGCGTGCCCGCCGGCCAGGCCGAGCTGTTCGGCGTCTGGCGACATCACGTGATCTTCACCGACAGCCCCTTCATCCTGGCTCAGGCCGAGCCGATGCACCGCGAACACGCCGTCATCGAGCAGGTCTTCGCCGACCTGGAAGACTCCGCGCTCGCCCACCTGCCCTCGGGGAAGTTCACCGCGAACGCCGCCTGGCTGACCCTAGCCGCCACCGCCTACAACCTCACCCGCGCGAGCGGCCACCTCGCCTCCGCCTTCCACGCCAAGGCGAGGACCGGCACCATCCGCCGCCACCTGATCAACACCCCCGCCCGGATCGCCACCGGAGCCCGCCGCGTCACCCTCCACCTGCCCGAACGCTGGCGCTGGGCCAACGACTTCACCGACCTGTGGACAGCCACCGGCCAGCGCATGCTCACCTGAACCACACGCTCAACCTGACCGCCCACGACCTGGAAGAACCTCGGAGATCCCGCACCGGACGGCCACCCGCCCCATCGCGCTGCCCGCACCCCGAAAGATCATTCCGAGCCCACCCGATACCGAAGATCAGAATTCAGGCGGTGGATCCAGGCACAGACCTGACGGAGCAGATCGGCGCAACCAGCACTCCTTGCAGCCGGCACCGTTGTCGTACATGCAGGATGCCCTGCCCCACGCCCTGGCGGCGCGTCAGGCCCGGTGCCCTCCCGCGGTCGGCCAGGCTCCCCTCTCGTGGAGGTGGAGTACGAGAGCAGCGATGTTCCAGGCGTCGTCCTCACCCCGGTGGTGACGGCCTTCGAGACGCCGCCCCACGATCTGCAGGGCGCGTGCCATGCCAGGGGCCTTGCGCAGGCCCTCGACTTTGGTGAAGACAGTTTTTGCATTGACGTGGTAACGGCCGAAAGGGTAAGGCGTCCCTGTGGCCTGGCATTGCCTTCCGAACTGGTGACGGTCGTAGTCGCCCCAACTGGCCCAGGGCCTGGTGCCTGCGCGGTGCTCCGCCGTCAGTAGTCGGCACGCCTCGGCGAAGGAGACTCCCTGATCGACTTTGTCCTGAGTGAGTCCTGTCAGCTCCGTGCAGAACTCACTGACGGTGGACCAGGCGGGCCTCACCAGGATCCGGTGCCGACCAAGGCGCTCGCCGATGTTCAGGTCGACCACAGTGAGCCCAATTTCGATGATCTCGCTGGCCTCCCCAGGCGGCGGGGAACCGGCCCAACACGTCGCTTCGACGTCCACGACGTTGACGACACTCTCGGTCCAGGTGCTGTCCATGACGAGAAGCATAGGGAGACGCAGCGGTCAGGCCCATACCCAGCAGCGAAAGGTCACCCCAGCCTCGAGCTGTAGGCGGCACTCATTTGCGGAGCAGGTCGAGGTGGGCTCGGTCGAACGACTACCCCCTATGCGTGGCGGGTCCGCCGACGACGAATTCAGGATCCTGACCGAGTGGTGTTGCCGTAGCCGTGCAGGGCAAGAGTTCGGCCGTCCCGGATCCTGTCGTTCCACTGATCGGGGTTTCGCCCCTGACGGCCCTTCAGCAGCTCGGCGGTGCATTGCACCTGTTCGGGCGTTCGGGCGAGGGCGGCGTGGGTCGAGCGCTCGGATCAGCCCTCGACGCCGTCCGTGTTGATCCTCATCAGCTAGGTATCCATGATCCATCCGCGCTCGGCGCGCGCCTCGGCACGCATGCGGCGAATTCGGTCGGAGACCTCGTCGAGCGGTCCGGAGACCAGGATCTCGTGAGGGATGCCGATGTAGGCGCCCCAGTAGATCCATATTCCGTTGCCGGCCAGGTGTTGGAAGCTTTCGTGCGCGTCGAGCATGACGACGATGTCGCCGTCGTCGTTCGGGAGGGTCTCGGACAGCCGTCGGCGCGGGGTGATGTGGATCGGCCGGCCGACCCGGTTCAGGCTGATGCGGTGTCGGGCCGCCAGACCGAGACGCTGCTGATCCCGGGAATCACCTCGTACACGAACGCCACCTCCTCGCGGGCTCGGATGTCATCGAGGATGGCGATGGTGCTGTCGTAGAGCGAGGGGCCACCCCATACCAGGAACGCGCCGGAGCGCCCCGGGGCCAGCTCATCGCGGATCAGCTCCTCGCAGAACGCCCACAGTGCGCATAATGCACATCGCCTAAACCTGCAGGTCAGGCACCCTTTGCGGCGGGCTCCAGGATCGCGACGCACTCGACATGGTGGGTCATCGGGAACAGGTCGAAGGCCCGCAGCGTCCGCACCCGGTACCCCCCGTCACGGAAGTACGCGATGTCCCGTGCCAGCGCCGCCGGGTCGCACGCGACGTACGCGATGCGCCGTGCCCCCAGCGCGACCAGCTGCTTGACCGTGGCCTTGCCCGCGCCCGCCCGCGGCGGGTCCAGCACGATCAGGTCGCACTCCGTGATGCCCGTGCGCGGCAGGACCTGGTCGACCTTGCCGTGCTCGATGCGGACCCGTTCCAGGTCCTTCAGGTTGTGACGGGCGTCCTCGACCGCGCGCTTCCCGGACTCGATGCCGAGCACCGCGCCCTTCTCACCGATCCGCTGGCCGATCGCGCCCGCGAACAGGCCGACGCCGCAGTAGAGGTCCAGCGCGGTGTCGTTCTTGCGGGGCAGCAGCCCCTGCATGACCGCGCGCACCAGGGTGTCCGCCGCCTGCGGGTGCACCTGCCAGAAGCCGCCGGAGCCGACGCGGTACGTACGGTCGTCGGCCCGCTCGCGCACGAAGGCGCGGCCGTGGACGCGGTGGACGCCGCCGTCCTTCTCGTCCACGCGCATCACGGACACGGGCTTGTCCAGCTCGACCAGCGGGAGCCGGCCGCCCTCGCGCGGGGTCAGGATGACCTGGCGGTCGTGGGAGCCGGTGGCGGAGATGGCCTCGACCGTCGCCATCTGCGGCCAGTCCTGCTTCTCGATGCCGAGCTCGGAGACGCCGGGGGCGGCGATCATGCAGTGGTCGACCGGCTGGACCTCGTGCGAGCGGTGCTTGCGGAGTCCGACCAGGCCGTCGGCGTCGACGGCGTACTGCACTCGCGTGCGCCAGGCCGGGACCTGGCCCGGCGGGAGCTTGTCGCCCTCGGCGGGCATGACCGTGCCGTCCCACCCGGCCTCCTCGGGCGTGAGGCCCGCGAGGCGCTGGAGCTGCTCGGCAATGACCTCGCCCTTGAGGCGTCGCTGCGCGCCCGGCTTGGCGTGCTGCCAGTCGCAGCCGCCGCACTTGCCGGGGCCGGCGTAGGGGCAGGGGGCCTCGACCCGGTCCTTGGACGCCTCGATGACGGTGATGGCGTCGGCGCGCAGGAAGCGGGAGCCGCTCTCACCCTCGGTGACCCGGGCGACGACCTTCTCGCCGGGCAGGGTGTGCCGGACGAAGAGGACCTGGCCCTCGTCGGTGCGGGCGATGCAGTGCCCGCCGTGGGCGACGGGACCGACCTCGACCTCGTACTCCCGGCCGATCAGGGACTCTCCGGCCTGCGGCTCCCCGGGCTGCGAGGACGTGGATTCGTTCTGCATGAGGGGGTGGCTCCAGAGATCGGGAAGAGTGGTACGAGATGTAGGGGTCCGGATGTGCAAGAACGGCGACGGCCGGACAACAGCCCACCAGTCTACGTGGGCCGGAGCCGGCCGCTCACCACACACCGTCCCCCACCGCACCCCGCGGCTCACCCCTTGCTGTGCTCCTTGTGCCGCCGTTCCACCGGACCGCGCCGGACCGAGCCGGGTGCCGTCCAGTCCGCCCGGCGACGGGCCCGCAGCTTCGCGGCTTCGGAGGACTCCAGCTGGTACGGCACCGAGGTCACCATGACACCAGGTGTGAACAGCAGCCGGCCCTTCAGCCGCAGCGCGCTCTGGTTGTGGAGCAGGTGCTCGTACCAGTGGCCGACCACGTACTCGGGGATGTAGACGCTGACCACGTCGCGCGGCCGGTCCTTGCGCAGGCTCTTGACGTAGTCGATGACCGGCCGGGTCACCTCGCGGTACGGGGAGTCGAGGATCTTCAGCGGGATGTCGATGCCACGGCGTTCCCAGTCCGCCTTCAGCGCCTTCGTCTCGTCGTGGTCGACGCTGATGGACAGTGCCTCCAGTTGGTCGGAACGCACCAGCTTGGCGTACGCGAGGGCGCGCAGCGTGGGCCGGTGGAGCTTGGAGACCAGGACGATCGAGTGGACCCGCGAGGGCCTGATCGTGTCGTCCGAGGGGGCTTCGTCCGCGGAGATCTCGTCGGCGACGCGGTCGTAGTGCTTCCGGATCGCGGTCATCGTGCCGAAGAAGATGACCATTCCGAGCAGCGCGACCCAGGCACCGTGGGTGAACTTGGTCGCCAGGACGACGACCAGGACCAGGCCGGTGAAGAACGCGCCGAAGGTGTTGATCGCCCGGGAGCGGATCATGTGCCGCCGCGCCCCGGGGTCGGTCTCCGTGCTCAGGTGACGGTTCCAGTGCCGGACCATGCCGGTCTGGCTGAGCGTGAAGGACACGAACACGCCGACGATGTAGAGCTGGATGAGCCGGGTCGAGTCGGCGCCGTAGATCCAGACGAGCAGGATCGCGGCGCCGGCCAGCAGCACGATGCCGTTGGAGAAGGCCAGCCGGTCGCCGCGGGTGTGCAGCTGGCGCGGCAGGTAGCGGTCCTGGGCGAGGATCGAGCCGAGCAGTGGGAAGCCGTTGTAGGCGGTGTTGGCGGCGAGGAACAGCACGAGGGCGGTCGCCGCCGCGAGGAACACGAAGAGGAATGTGCCCTCGCCGAAGACTGCCGCCGCGACCTGCGAGATGACCGGATCCTGGGTGAAGCCCGCCCCGACCGGGGAGCCGTTGTGGATGAGGTCCTTCGCGGGGTTCTCGGCCAGCTTCACATCGGTGGCCATGGCCAGGCCGATGATCCCGCAGAACATGGTGACGGCCAGCAGCCCCATGGCCGCGAGGGTGGTCGCGGCGTTCTTGCTCTTGGGCTTGCGGAAGGCGGGCACGCCGTTGCTGATCGCCTCGACGCCGGTGAGGGCCGCACAGCCGGAGGAGAAGGCGCGCAGCAGCAGGAAGACGAGCGCGAATCCGGCGAGCCCCTGGTGCTCGGGCTTGATCTCGTAGTCCGAGGTCGGCGCGTGCATGGTGTCTCCGAGGGCAAGCCCCCGGAAGGCGCCCCAGAGGATCATGACGAAGACGCCGGCCACGAACAGGTACGTCGGGATGGCGAAGAGCTTGCCGGATTCCCTGACCCCTCGCAGGTTCATCAGCGTGAGCAGGACGATGGCTCCGATGGCGCAGAACGTCTTGTGCTCGATGACGAAGGGGATCGCGGAGCCGAGGTTCTCCACGCCGGAGGAGATCGACACGGCGACCGTGAGGACGTAGTCGACGAGCAGGGCGCTCGCGACGGTCAGTCCGGCCTTCGGCCCGAGGTTGGTGTTGGCGACCTCGTAGTCGCCGCCGCCGCTCGGGTAGGCGCGCACGTTCTGCCGGTACGAGGCGACGACCGTGAACATCAGGACCACGACCGCGGCCGCGATCCACGGGCTGAAGTGGTACGCCGACACGCCCGCGATGGACAGCACCAGGAGGACTTCTCCGGGTGCGTACGCGACGGAGGACAGCGGGTCGGACGCGAAGACGGGGAGCGCGATGCGCTTGGGGAGGAGTGTTTCCCCCAGCTTGTCGCTTCGCAGCGCCCGGCCGATCAGGATCCGTTTGGGCACGTCGGTCAGTTTGGACACGGTGAGGATCGTAAGCGCTGGCGAGACACGCCGCCGAAGCACCACCCCCTCGATGCCCCGAAAACCTTCATAATTAACCGCCCTCACCGGATAAGTCCATGGAATCCTTAACGAAATCCTTGCGCCGGGGGCCGGTGACGCGCCCCTTCGGGGCCCCTTGTGGGGGGTCGGTCTCCGGGATACGCGCACTCGGATGAGGCGGTGGGGACGTCGCCGCATAAGCTCATGCAGGGGCGACGCCGGAGGTGGTTGCCCCGTTGTTTGCCCCCGCAAGCTGAGAGAGAAGTGTGAGCAGGGTGTTTTCGCAGGTCATCCGGATGACCAGGACGGCGAGGTAGGCGCAAGGTGCACATCGTCATCATGGGCTGCGGGCGAGTCGGAGCCGCTCTCGCGCAGACCCTGGAGCAGCAGGGGCACACGGTCGCGGTGATCGACCGGGACCCCACGGCGTTCCGCCGTCTCGGTGCGGGGTTCGGCGGTCGGCGGGTCAGCGGTGTCGGCTTCGACCAGGACACCCTGCGCGAGGCGGGTATCGAGGAGGCCGGGGCGTTCGCCGCAGTCAGCAGCGGCGACAACTCCAACATCATCGCGGCCCGTGTGGCGCGTGAGATGTTCGGCATCGAGAACGTCGCCGCACGCATCTACGACCCGAAGCGCGCCGAGGTCTACCAGCGTCTGGGCATCCCCACGGTCGCGACGGTCCGCTGGACGGCGGACCAGATGCTGCGGCGGCTGCTGCCGTCGGGAGCCGAGCCTCTGTGGCGCGACCCGAGCGGCGGTGTGCAGCTCGCGGAGGTGCACACGACGCCGTCGTGGATCGGGCACAAGATCAGCACGCTGCAGGAGGAGACCGGCGTCCGCGTCGCGTTCCTCACCCGGCTCGGCGAGGCCATACTGCCGTCGTCGCAGACCGTTCTGCAGGAGGGCGACCTCGTCCACGTGATGATGCGTACGGACGAGATCGCGAAGGTCGAGGAGGCCTTTGCCGAGGGTCCCGAGGAGGGCGGTCACTGATGCGCGTGTCGATTGCCGGGGCGGGTGCGGTGGGACGTTCCATCGCGGCGGAGCTTCTGGAGAACGGTCACGAGGTGCTGCTGATCGACAAGGCGCCCACCGCCATCTCGGTCGAGCGGGTCCCGATGGCCGAGTGGCTCCTCGCGGACGCCTGTGAGATCACGTCCCTCGACGAGGCGGCGCTCCAGCGGTGCAACGTCGTGATCGCCGCGACGGGCGACGACAAGGTCAATCTGGTCGTCTCCCTGCTCGCGAAGACCGAGTACGGCGTCCCTAGGGTCGTCGCCCGGGTGAACAACCCGAAGAACGAGTGGCTGTTCAACGAGTCCTGGGGTGTAGATGTCGCGGTCTCCACGCCGCGTCTGATGTCGGCGCTGGTCGAGGAGGCGGTGAGTGTCGGTGATCTGGTGCGGCTGCTGCGCTTCAGCCACGGCGACGCCAACCTGGTCGAGCTGACGCTGCCCCCGGAGTCGGCACTGGCCGGCACCCGGGTCGGCGACGTGGACTGGCCCCAGGACACCTCACTGGTCACGATCATCCGAGGGACGCGGGTGCTGACGCCGAGCCCCGAGGAGACTTTGGAGGCCGGCGACGAGCTGCTGTTCGTGGCGGCGCAGGCGCGCGAGGAGCAGCTGGAGGACCTGCTGTCGGTCCGCCGCGATCCCGAAGAGGACTGAGACGGCTCACGTGCGGGGGCCCCGGACCATGTCACGGTCCGGGGCCCCCGCACGTGAGCGGCGCGCGTCAGTACTCGGAGTTGCGGGCTTCCGGGGCCTGGGCGTTCTGCGCGGCGGCGGCCTTGCGTGCCTTCTCGGCCTGCTCCTCCGCCTCCATCTCGGCGAAGACGTCGATGGGCGGCGGCGCCTTGGCGAGGAACACCCAGGTCAGATACACCGCGAGCAGGAATGGCGGGATCTTCAGCGCGACCAGTACCCAGCCGAGCTGGGCGGTGTCGGCCCACCAGTAGAGCGGGAAGAGGATCGCGCACTTGGCGAGGAGGATGAGCCCCCAGGCGTAGCCGGCCTTGGTGTACGCCTTCTTGCGGCCGGGGTTCCGGGTGCGCCAGGAGAGGTTCTCCTTGAAGACCGGGCCCAGGATCAGTCCGATCAGCGGCACACCCGCGACCGACGTGACGAGGTAGGCAAGCGCCAGCCCGAGCGTGTAGAGCATGCCGGGGAGGTAGAAGTCCTTGGCGTTGCCCGTCATCATCGCGAACACGACACCGAAGGCCACACCGAAGACGCCGCTGAAGGCGTGCTTGACGGTGTCCCGGCGGACCAGGCGTACGACGACGAGGACCAGGGAGACTGCCACTGCGGCGATGGCGGACGCCTTCAGGTCCTTGTTGATGGTGAAGATCGTGACGAAGAGCAGCCCGGGCAGGACTGTCTCCACCATGCCGCGCACGCCGCCGAAGGCCTCGAAGAGCGCGGCTTCCGTGACCGCCTTCGCGTCGGCGTCCTGCTGGTCGGTGCTGCGGGGCTGGTCCGTGTCGGACGTCGGCTTGTCGAGAGACGTCACCGGCTACTCCTTGCCGAGCGGTCGGAGTTCGTATTTGGGGTTGAACAGCACCCGTCGTCCGTGGCTCATGGCCACACGACCCGACGCGATGAGCCTGCGGCCCGGCTCGATGCCGACGATGGAACGCCGGCCCAGCCAGACCACGTCGAGCGGTGCGGTCCCGTCGAAGAGCTCCGCCTCCAGGGCGGGCACTCCGGCCCGCGGACGCAGGGTGACCGTCCGCAAGGTACCAGTCACCTTGACGATCTGGCGGTCCGAGCACTCGGAGATGCGCGTGCAGCCCGAGGCGTGGGAGTCCTCCCGGAGTTCCTCGCACTCGAGGTCCTCCTGGGAGCTGGACAGCCGGTCGAGCATGCGTCGGAAGCGGCCGGACGGCTTGTCCGTCCTGCCTGGCTTCTCGAATCGGGGAACAGCGCTCATACCCCGAAGGGTACCGGTCTCCCGTGGTGGCGGCCGGGCCGCGGTGTCCTCACCCGGACGAGTGAACGCTCGCGCGACGGAAACCGACACCCGTGCGTGGAGGCGCCCACTCCCCCGAGGGCCGGGCGGCCCGTGTGAAGCCTCGCCCCGGCCAACTCCCACAGGTGGACGAGGCCGCAGGACCCGCCCGCCGGGGGACCGCTACTCCGGCACGGACCGACCGCGCTCGAAGCGGTAGCCCATCCCCGGTTCCGTCACGAAGTGTCTGGGGTGCGAGGGGTCCGCCTCCAGCTTGCGGCGCAGCTGCGCCATGTAGACGCGCAGGTAGTTGGTCTCGGTGCCGTACGACGGCCCCCAGACCTCCTGGAGCAGCTGCTTCTGGCTGACGAGGCGCCCGGCGTTGCGCACAAGGACCTCCAGCAGGTGCCATTCCGTGGGCGTGAGCCGCACGTCCCGGCCCTCGCGGTGGACCTTCTTCGCCGCCAGGTCGACGGTGAACCCCTCGGTCTCGACGACCACCAGGTCGTCGCCGCCCTCCGCGCCGACCGGTTCCGCCCTGCGTACGGCGGCGCGCAGCCGGGCCAGCAGCTCGTCCATGCCGAACGGCTTGGTGACGTAGTCGTCGGCCCCCGCGTCCAGGGCCTCGACCTTCTCGTCGGACGTGTGGCGGGCGGAGAGCACGAGGATCGGTACGCGGGTCCAGCCGCGGAGCCCCCTGATCACCTCGACGCCGTCCATGTCCGGCAGCCCGAGGTCGAGTACGACGACGTCGGGATGGCGGGCCGCGGCAAGCTGGAGGGCCGTCGCTCCGTCCGGCGCGGCGTCCACCTCGTACTTGCGCGCCTTCAGGTTGATCACGAGGGCGCGCACGATCTGCGGCTCGTCGTCGACCACGAG from Streptomyces sp. NBC_01341 includes these protein-coding regions:
- a CDS encoding IS1380 family transposase, coding for MKVSHRPAELFAAFDDSDLIAHAGLIPTIRLAERCGLPALVAQKVRLTGAKNGAGTAADAKAMSTVGGMVAGADSIDDLDILRHDGLPRLFGGVRAPSTLGSFLRTFTWGHVRQLESATRTFTCRLATHTGLVPHRDEVVFVDIDSKVKQVYGPAKQGASFGYTKQRGLHFQIVTVKTSSCAPVIVATRLRKGSAGSGKGAASLLREALATVRAMGITAHIVVRADSAYFSHKVVDVCRRAGAAFSLAVAVKKTIREAIMQIPEDAWTPIKYASAVWDAEEERWISDAEITEIEFTACTNKKKAFHTTARLIVRRVKRLNPKSVPAGQAELFGVWRHHVIFTDSPFILAQAEPMHREHAVIEQVFADLEDSALAHLPSGKFTANAAWLTLAATAYNLTRASGHLASAFHAKARTGTIRRHLINTPARIATGARRVTLHLPERWRWANDFTDLWTATGQRMLT
- a CDS encoding 3'-5' exonuclease gives rise to the protein MDSTWTESVVNVVDVEATCWAGSPPPGEASEIIEIGLTVVDLNIGERLGRHRILVRPAWSTVSEFCTELTGLTQDKVDQGVSFAEACRLLTAEHRAGTRPWASWGDYDRHQFGRQCQATGTPYPFGRYHVNAKTVFTKVEGLRKAPGMARALQIVGRRLEGRHHRGEDDAWNIAALVLHLHERGAWPTAGGHRA
- a CDS encoding class I SAM-dependent RNA methyltransferase; translated protein: MQNESTSSQPGEPQAGESLIGREYEVEVGPVAHGGHCIARTDEGQVLFVRHTLPGEKVVARVTEGESGSRFLRADAITVIEASKDRVEAPCPYAGPGKCGGCDWQHAKPGAQRRLKGEVIAEQLQRLAGLTPEEAGWDGTVMPAEGDKLPPGQVPAWRTRVQYAVDADGLVGLRKHRSHEVQPVDHCMIAAPGVSELGIEKQDWPQMATVEAISATGSHDRQVILTPREGGRLPLVELDKPVSVMRVDEKDGGVHRVHGRAFVRERADDRTYRVGSGGFWQVHPQAADTLVRAVMQGLLPRKNDTALDLYCGVGLFAGAIGQRIGEKGAVLGIESGKRAVEDARHNLKDLERVRIEHGKVDQVLPRTGITECDLIVLDPPRAGAGKATVKQLVALGARRIAYVACDPAALARDIAYFRDGGYRVRTLRAFDLFPMTHHVECVAILEPAAKGA
- a CDS encoding APC family permease, yielding MSKLTDVPKRILIGRALRSDKLGETLLPKRIALPVFASDPLSSVAYAPGEVLLVLSIAGVSAYHFSPWIAAAVVVLMFTVVASYRQNVRAYPSGGGDYEVANTNLGPKAGLTVASALLVDYVLTVAVSISSGVENLGSAIPFVIEHKTFCAIGAIVLLTLMNLRGVRESGKLFAIPTYLFVAGVFVMILWGAFRGLALGDTMHAPTSDYEIKPEHQGLAGFALVFLLLRAFSSGCAALTGVEAISNGVPAFRKPKSKNAATTLAAMGLLAVTMFCGIIGLAMATDVKLAENPAKDLIHNGSPVGAGFTQDPVISQVAAAVFGEGTFLFVFLAAATALVLFLAANTAYNGFPLLGSILAQDRYLPRQLHTRGDRLAFSNGIVLLAGAAILLVWIYGADSTRLIQLYIVGVFVSFTLSQTGMVRHWNRHLSTETDPGARRHMIRSRAINTFGAFFTGLVLVVVLATKFTHGAWVALLGMVIFFGTMTAIRKHYDRVADEISADEAPSDDTIRPSRVHSIVLVSKLHRPTLRALAYAKLVRSDQLEALSISVDHDETKALKADWERRGIDIPLKILDSPYREVTRPVIDYVKSLRKDRPRDVVSVYIPEYVVGHWYEHLLHNQSALRLKGRLLFTPGVMVTSVPYQLESSEAAKLRARRRADWTAPGSVRRGPVERRHKEHSKG
- a CDS encoding potassium channel family protein, whose translation is MHIVIMGCGRVGAALAQTLEQQGHTVAVIDRDPTAFRRLGAGFGGRRVSGVGFDQDTLREAGIEEAGAFAAVSSGDNSNIIAARVAREMFGIENVAARIYDPKRAEVYQRLGIPTVATVRWTADQMLRRLLPSGAEPLWRDPSGGVQLAEVHTTPSWIGHKISTLQEETGVRVAFLTRLGEAILPSSQTVLQEGDLVHVMMRTDEIAKVEEAFAEGPEEGGH
- a CDS encoding potassium channel family protein is translated as MRVSIAGAGAVGRSIAAELLENGHEVLLIDKAPTAISVERVPMAEWLLADACEITSLDEAALQRCNVVIAATGDDKVNLVVSLLAKTEYGVPRVVARVNNPKNEWLFNESWGVDVAVSTPRLMSALVEEAVSVGDLVRLLRFSHGDANLVELTLPPESALAGTRVGDVDWPQDTSLVTIIRGTRVLTPSPEETLEAGDELLFVAAQAREEQLEDLLSVRRDPEED
- a CDS encoding DUF3159 domain-containing protein, with translation MTSLDKPTSDTDQPRSTDQQDADAKAVTEAALFEAFGGVRGMVETVLPGLLFVTIFTINKDLKASAIAAVAVSLVLVVVRLVRRDTVKHAFSGVFGVAFGVVFAMMTGNAKDFYLPGMLYTLGLALAYLVTSVAGVPLIGLILGPVFKENLSWRTRNPGRKKAYTKAGYAWGLILLAKCAILFPLYWWADTAQLGWVLVALKIPPFLLAVYLTWVFLAKAPPPIDVFAEMEAEEQAEKARKAAAAQNAQAPEARNSEY